The Synchiropus splendidus isolate RoL2022-P1 chromosome 1, RoL_Sspl_1.0, whole genome shotgun sequence genome includes a window with the following:
- the kcnv2a gene encoding potassium voltage-gated channel subfamily V member 2: MTAEILPPEFMLTSGSMWTRIRARSNYKTLSSTPDSQDPTDLLDLGKIFVKPWSSLQFLNPDAYDLYGEDYDDEEGRSSAPHPCLLVSPSKQVTLNINVGGTVYQMPSRLAARYPQTRIGRLALCTDPSGKMDLCDDYIVQRNEFFFDRDPEVFHSIFHFYRTGVLWIKEELCPRHFMEEINYWGVRIKNSQRCCRISFEEKQDELDEQLKIQRELMAEVEKEENEELFDSMMFGPTRKKIWNLMEKPFSSIPAKLMAVASSIFVLVSLVAMTLNTVEEMQYKSAAGEPSGKFYGEHVEMFCILFFTLEYLLRLVSTPELKSFGQSVLNTVDLIAILPHYLQMVLEHFDEEDVRRHSGDIETVASVGKVGQVLKIMRLMRIFRILKLARHSTGLRAFGFTLRQCYQQVGCLLLFISMGIFMFSAMVYTVEHDVDNTNFTSMPHAWWWAAVSISTVGYGDVLPETNLGRIFASACISFGIILNGMPISVLYNKFSDYYAKLKAQEYTAVTKARGNLHFTRRATKKIATCKRFM; this comes from the exons ATGACCGCTGAGATCCTTCCACCAGAATTCATGTTGACTTCAGGCAGCATGTGGACCCGCATTAGAGCTCGCAGCAACTACAAGACCCTGAGTTCCACCCCCGACTCTCAAGATCCCACCGACCTTCTGGACCTCGGCAAGATATTTGTGAAGCCATGGAGCTCCCTTCAG TTCCTGAACCCTGATGCGTATGACCTCTATGGTGAGGACTATGACGATGAGGAGGGTCGATCATCAGCTCCCCATCCCTGCCTCCTGGTCTCTCCGTCGAAACAAGTTACTCTGAACATCAACGTTGGAGGAACG GTCTACCAAATGCCCTCAAGATTAGCTGCCAGGTATCCCCAAACTCGGATTGGCCGTTTGGCTCTGTGCACTGACCCCAGCGGGAAGATGGACCTGTGTGACGACTATATCGTCCAGAGAAACGAGTTCTTCTTCGACCGCGACCCTGAAGTGTTCCACAGCATCTTCCACTTCTACAG GACTGGAGTGCTGTGGATCAAGGAGGAGCTGTGTCCGCGTCACTTCATGGAGGAGATCAACTACTGGGGCGTCAGGATCAAGAACAGCCAGCGCTGCTGTCGCATCTCCTTCGAGGAGAAGCAGGACGAGCTGGACGAGCAGCTGAAGATCCAGAGGGAGCTGATGGCAGAG gtggagaaggaggagaacgAGGAGTTGTTTGACAGCATGATGTTTGGACCCACTCGGAAGAAAATCTGGAATTTGATGGAGAAGCCCTTTTCCTCCATCCCCGCCAAACTGATGGCTGTCGCGTCCTCCATCTTTGTTCTGGTCTCTTTGGTGGCCATGACGCTCAACactgtggaggagatgcagtACAAG TCCGCAGCAGGCGAGCCCAGCGGAAAGTTCTACGGCGAACACGTGGAGATGTTCTGCATTCTGTTCTTCACCCTGGAGTACCTGCTGCGCCTCGTCTCCACGCCGGAACTCAAGTCTTTTGGACAGAGCGTTCTGAACACTGTGGACCTGATCGCCATCCTGCCGCACTACCTGCAGATGGTGCTGGAGCACTTTGATGAAGAGGACGTGCGCCGTCATTCCGGGGACATCGAGACAGTGGCCAGCGTTGGGAAG GTGGGCCAGGTTCTGAAGATCATGCGTCTGATGAGAATCTTCAGGATTTTAAAGCTGGCTCGACACTCGACTGGACTCCGAGCCTTCGGCTTCACGCTGAGACAGTGCTACCAGCAG GTGGGCtgtctgctgctcttcatcagCATGGGGATCTTCATGTTCTCTGCTATGGTCTACACTGTGGAACATGATGTGGACAACACCAACTTCACCTCCATGCCCCACGCTTGGTGGTGGGCTGCT GTCAGCATCTCCACTGTGGGCTACGGCGACGTTTTACCAGAAACCAATCTGGGACGCATCTTTGCCTCTGCCTGCATCTCCTTTGGAATCATCCTCAACGGCATGCCGATCTCCGTCCTCTACAACAAGTTCTCCGACTACTACGCCAAACTGAAGGCTCAAGAGTACACGGCCGTCACAAAAGCTCGGGGGAACCTGCACTTCACGCGCAGGGCGACCAAGAAGATCGCGACGTGTAAAAGATTCATGTAG